In a genomic window of Zingiber officinale cultivar Zhangliang chromosome 9B, Zo_v1.1, whole genome shotgun sequence:
- the LOC122023146 gene encoding zinc finger MYM-type protein 1-like codes for MGTGRFGDRGFDFVDDSYCRRRLIVLLFAEVRTSKAQGQQLNQKIRMSETRKYLSGHDKRKKRKRVEEFIESQRGAIDRFIVKESKNSSLEDLVDEEKQENNDNELHEGLAIENDIEGDVNEIEDNESGDDLDFKNNYSESDNDAINEVNEEPSSSIPLDIFDPKNWENLDPKWKDQLVEKGPIRDVLTGKGPKDKSNRRFSSDFYTRILPNGQKHHRDWLVYSQALDKAFCFCCKLFKRGPQPSQLENEGYCDWGHLSSRLKEHETSIEHINYYVSWSELRIRLMKGTTIDHAIQDQIKKAKEHWRKVLHRLISLVKFLAKQNIAFRGSNEKLYDDNNGNFMAAVEMIAEWDSVMREHIERNTHHHYLSHKIQNELISLLASQIKSSILEIIKKAKFFSVILDCTPDVSNQEQMTLVIRCVDVSTSPMKVEEYFLGFLKVDNTTGQGLFEELQNVLKSFDLDIDNVRGQGYDNGANMKGRHQGVQKNLLDINPRALYTPCGCHCLNLTLCDIANSCGKAKDFFGVVQRIYTIFSHSTKRWKILIDHVTVKGLTLKPLSITRWESRTESVKAVVLQAQQIREALLQVAEEKDTDSKIRSEAKSLATFELGNFEFLVGMIIWYEILSKVNIVSKSLQSENMLIDVAMTKIKGLIASFEEYREFGFGQAINTAKELASIMEIDPVFPEKRQIYRKRHFDEVTYKSSKLPLPQESAEEAFRVHYFLFIVDQTLGSLKKRFEQYEEYEDLFGFLFTAEKLSSLMDEDLKARCKNLERKLQRKKWYKTRCFRFGWR; via the exons ATGGGGACAGGGAGATTTGGGGATAGAGGATTTGATTTCGTCGACGATAGCTATTGTAGAAGGCGACTGATAG TTTTGCTGTTCGCCGAAGTCCGAACTTCGAAGGCTCAAGGTCAACAATTAAATCAG aaaattAGAATGTCTGAAACTAGGAAGTATCTATCAGGACATGATAAgcggaaaaaaagaaaaagagttgAAGAATTTATTGAGTCTCAAAGAGGGGCAATTGACAGATTTATTGTCAAAGAATCGAAAAATTCATCACTTGAAGATTTGGTTgatgaagaaaaacaagaaaacaatgATAATGAATTACATGAAGGCTTAGCCATTGAAAATGATATAGAGGGAGATGTGAATGAGATTGAAGACAATGAAAGTGGTGATGACTtagactttaaaaataattattctgaAAGTGATAATGATGCTATTAATGAAGTGAATGAAGAACCAAGTTCATCAATTCCACTTGACATTTTTGATCCTAAAAATTGGGAGAATTTAGATCCCAAGTGGAAGGATCAATTAGTGGAAAAGGGCCCTATAAGAGATGTATTAACAGGGAAAGGTCCTAAAGATAAATCAAATAGAAGATTCTCTTCAGATTTCTATACTCGGATTTTGCCAAATGGTCAAAAGCACCATAGAGATTGGTTGGTCTACTCACAAGCACTTGATAAAGCATTTTGTTTTTGTTGCAAGTTGTTCAAAAGGGGACCTCAACCAAGTCAACTAGAAAATGAGGGATACTGTGATTGGGGGCATCTTAGTAGcagacttaaagaacatgagacaAGTATTGAGCATATCAATTATTATGTTAGTTGGTCTGAGTTGCGTatcaggttaatgaagggtacaaCAATTGATCATGCTATTCAAGATCAAATCAAGAAGGCAAAAGAGCATTGGAGGAAGGTATTACATCGATTAATTTCACTTGTGAAATTTTTGGCTAAACAAAATATAGCATTTCGTGGTAGTAATGAGAAACTTTATGATGATAACAATGGAAATTTTATGGCTGCTGTTGAGATGATTGCTGAGTGGGACTCAGTGATGAGGGAACATATTGAAAGAAATACACATCATCATTATCTTAGCCACAAAATTCAGAATGAATTGATAAGCTTGTTAGCTTCTCAAAtaaagagttctattcttgaaatCATTAAAAAAGCTAAGTTCTTTTCTGTAATACTTGATTGCACTCCTGATGTTAGTAACCAAGAGCAAATGACTTTAGTTATAAGATGTGTTGATGTTTCTACAAGCCCAATGAAAGTAGAAGAATACTTTTTGGGATTTTTAAAAGTAGATAATACAACAGGACAAGGCTTGTTTGAAGAATTGCAAAATGTGTTGAAGAGTTTTGAtcttgatattgataatgtgagaggACAGGGATATGATAATGGGGCAAATATGAAAGGGAGGCACCAAGGCGTACAAAAAAATTTATTGGATATAAATCCCAGAGCATTGTATACTCCATGTGGTTGTCATTGTTTGAATTTAACGCTTTGTGATATTGCAAATTCCTGTGGAAAAGCGAAAGACTTTTTTGGAGTAGTACAACGGATTTATACAATATTTTCTCATTCTACAAAGAGATGGAAGATTTTGATAGATCATGTAACGGTAAAAGGTTTAACTCTCAAGCCATTGTCAATCACTCGATGGGAAAGTCGTACTGAAAGTGTAAAAGCAGTGGTACTTCAAGCTCAACAAATCAGAGAAGCTTTACTTCAAGTTGCAGAAGAAAAAGACACTGACTCTAAAATAAGAAGTGAAGCTAAGTCTTTAGCAACATTTGAACTtggaaattttgagtttttagtggGTATGATTATTTGGTATGAGATATTGAGTAAGGTTAATATTgttagcaaaagcttacaatctGAAAACATGCTTATTGACGTTGCTATGACCAAGATTAAGGGGTTAATTGCTTCTTTTGAAGAGTATAGAGAATTTGGATTTGGACAAGCTATCAATACAGCAAAAGAACTTGCTTCAATAATGGAGATTGATCCCGTTTTCCCTGAAAAAAGACAAATATATAGAAAAAGGCATTTTGATGAGGTTACATATAAGTCTTCAAAACTACCTCTACCTCAAGAATCTGCTGAGGAAGCTTTTAGAGTTCATTATTTCTTGTTCATAGTAGATCAAACACTTGGGTCATTGAAGAAAAGGTTTGAGCAATATGAGGAATATGAAGATCTTTTTGGATTTCTTTTCACAGCTGAAAAGTTGAGTTCATTGATGGATGAGGACTTGAAAGCTCGTTGTAAGAATCTTGAAAGGAAACTACAAAGAAAAAAATGGTACAAGACAAGATGTTTCAGATTTGGATGGAGATGA
- the LOC122022362 gene encoding PI-PLC X domain-containing protein At5g67130-like, translating into MGLLSCSFLLLILMASIANTIACSNGECQLLEECSSDSDCQTGLYCFSCGLSASRCVRYTATDEFKIVNNSLPFNKYAYLTTHNSFAIVGEPSRTGVPRVTFTNQEDSVTEQLNNGVRALMLDTYDFEDDIWLCHSNGGKCRDFTAFEPAIDTMKEIEAFLSANPSEIVTLILEDYVETPNGLTKLFNDSGLMKYWFPVSNMPQNGQDWPLVSDMVANNQRLIVFTSIRSKQDTEGIAYQWNYMVENQYGNDGMEAGKCFNRAESAPLNDTSKSLVLVNYFPSIPVRPIACEHNSEELIDMLNTCHGAASNRWSNFVAVDFYKRSDGGGAFQATDMLNGRLLCGCDDVHSCAAGSTSSSCGGP; encoded by the exons ATGGGTCTCCTCAGTTGCAGTTTCCTTCTTCTCATCTTGATGGCCTCCATCGCCAATACAATCGCCTGCTCCAATGGAGAATGCCAG CTTCTTGAGGAGTGCTCTTCGGACAGTGATTGCCAGACAGGGTTGTATTGTTTCTCCTGCGGCCTCTCTGCTTCGAGGTGTGTCCGGTATACGGCAACAGATGAATTCAAGATCGTG AATAATTCCTTGCCCTTCAATAAGTATGCATATCTCACAACCCACAATTCTTTTGCTATTGTTGGAGAACCGTCTCGAACTGGAGTCCCACGAGTTACATTTACAAATCAAGAGGACAGTGTCACTGAACAATTAAAC AATGGTGTTAGAGCTTTGATGCTAGACACATATGACTTTGAAGATGACATATGGTTGTGCCATTCAAACGGTGGAAAATGTCGTGATTTTACTGCTTTT GAACCAGCTATAGATACTATGAAGGAAATTGAGGCATTCTTGTCTGCAAACCCATCAGAGATTGTCACATTGATCTTAGAAGACTATGTTGAGACTCCAAATGGATTAACAAAACTTTTCAACGATTCAGGATTGATGAAGTACTGGTTCCCAGTTTCCAACATGCCCCAGAATGGCCAGGACTGGCCTCTAGTAAGTGACATGGTTGCAAACAACCAGCGTTTAATTGTCTTTACATCAATCAGATCCAAGCAAGATACAGAAGGGATAGCGTACCAGTGGAACTACATGGTGGAAAACCAGT ATGGAAATGATGGCATGGAAGCTGGGAAATGCTTCAATCGGGCTGAATCTGCTCCTCTAAATGACACGAGCAAATCTCTTGTACTAGTTAACTATTTCCCCTCAATACCAGTTAGGCCAATTGCATGTGAGCACAACTCCGAGGAACTCATTGATATGCTAAATACATGCCATGGTGCAGCTAGCAACCGTTGGTCAAACTTTGTGGCTGTTGATTTTTACAAG AGAAGCGATGGAGGAGGAGCATTTCAGGCAACAGATATGCTCAACGGGAGGTTGCTATGCGGATGTGATGATGTGCATTCATGCGCG GCTGGGTCGACTTCCAGTTCCTGCGGTGGTCCATAA